The proteins below come from a single Chryseobacterium sp. MA9 genomic window:
- the katG gene encoding catalase/peroxidase HPI, producing the protein MEKDLNDISKCPFHNGTMKKNVAGGGTQNSDWWPDQLRVDLLRQHSSLSDPMDKDFDYAKAFESLDLEAVKKDLHALMTDSQDWWPADFGHYGPLFIRMAWHSAGTYRVGDGRGGAGAGQQRFAPLNSWPDNVSLDKARRLLWPIKQKYGRNISWADLLILTGNIALESMGFKTFGFAGGRADVWEPDSDVYWGSEKTWLGGDLRYAHGSEGVVEGNSAVLPTDDNADGDIHSRNLENPLAAVQMGLIYVNPEGPDGNPDPIAAAKDIRDTFGRMAMNDEETVALIAGGHTFGKTHGAGPADHVGKEPEGAGIELQGLGWASSYKSGSGKDAISSGLEVTWTETPTQWSNYFFKNLFENEWELTKSPAGAHQWVAKDGADIIPDAFDSSKKHKPTMLTTDLSLRLDPVYEKISRHFYENPDAFADAFARAWFKLTHRDMGPRARYLGPDVPQEELIWQDPIPEVNHELVDGNDVEALKSKILNSGLSNAELISTAWASASTFRGSDKRGGANGARIRLEPQRNWEVNNPSQLNKVLGVLEGIQKEFNDSQNGGKKISLADLIVLAGNAAVEVAARNAGQDVKVPFAPGRMDASQEQTDVESMGYLEPIADGFRNYLKRRFTVSTESLLIDKAQLLSLTAPELTVLVGGMRALDTNFDGSKHGVFTTRPGVLTNDFFVNLLDMGTQWKAMSDDKQLYMGTDRSTGQPKWTATRADLVFGSNSELRAIAEVYGSADAQGKFVKDFVAAWTKVMNLDRFDLV; encoded by the coding sequence ATGGAAAAAGATTTGAATGACATCAGTAAATGCCCGTTTCATAACGGAACAATGAAGAAGAATGTAGCAGGTGGCGGAACCCAGAATTCTGATTGGTGGCCGGATCAGCTTAGAGTAGATCTTCTGCGCCAGCATTCTTCCCTTTCTGATCCTATGGACAAGGATTTCGACTATGCCAAAGCATTTGAAAGCCTTGATCTGGAGGCAGTAAAAAAAGATCTTCATGCATTAATGACAGATTCTCAGGACTGGTGGCCAGCAGACTTTGGTCATTACGGTCCACTATTTATCCGTATGGCCTGGCACAGTGCCGGAACGTATCGTGTAGGTGACGGAAGAGGTGGAGCAGGAGCTGGACAGCAGCGTTTTGCACCGTTAAACAGCTGGCCGGATAACGTAAGCCTTGATAAAGCAAGAAGATTATTATGGCCGATCAAACAAAAATATGGGAGAAACATTTCATGGGCAGACCTTTTGATTCTTACAGGAAATATTGCTCTTGAATCAATGGGGTTCAAAACATTCGGATTTGCAGGAGGACGTGCAGATGTTTGGGAACCGGATTCTGATGTCTATTGGGGATCAGAAAAAACATGGCTTGGAGGTGATTTACGTTATGCTCATGGTTCAGAAGGAGTAGTAGAAGGAAATTCAGCAGTTCTTCCTACCGATGATAATGCAGACGGAGATATTCATTCAAGAAACCTTGAAAATCCATTGGCAGCTGTACAAATGGGACTTATATATGTAAACCCAGAAGGTCCGGACGGAAATCCAGATCCTATTGCTGCCGCTAAAGATATCCGTGATACTTTCGGCCGTATGGCAATGAACGACGAAGAAACGGTTGCTTTGATTGCCGGAGGACATACCTTTGGTAAAACCCACGGAGCTGGCCCTGCAGATCATGTAGGCAAAGAACCTGAAGGAGCAGGAATTGAACTGCAGGGATTAGGATGGGCAAGCAGTTATAAATCCGGAAGCGGAAAAGATGCTATTTCCAGTGGTCTGGAAGTGACCTGGACAGAAACTCCGACTCAATGGAGTAATTATTTCTTTAAAAACCTTTTTGAAAATGAATGGGAATTAACAAAAAGCCCTGCCGGAGCCCACCAATGGGTAGCAAAGGATGGAGCTGATATTATTCCCGATGCATTCGATTCTTCTAAAAAGCATAAACCAACAATGCTTACAACAGACCTTTCATTGAGACTGGATCCTGTTTATGAAAAAATTTCAAGACATTTTTACGAAAATCCTGATGCGTTTGCCGATGCTTTTGCAAGAGCATGGTTTAAATTGACACACAGAGATATGGGACCACGTGCCCGTTATTTGGGACCGGATGTCCCACAGGAAGAACTGATCTGGCAGGATCCTATTCCTGAAGTAAATCATGAGTTGGTTGACGGAAATGATGTGGAGGCATTGAAATCAAAAATTTTAAATTCAGGATTAAGTAATGCTGAACTTATATCTACAGCTTGGGCTTCTGCTTCTACTTTTAGAGGAAGTGATAAACGTGGTGGAGCCAACGGAGCCAGAATAAGATTAGAGCCTCAAAGAAACTGGGAAGTGAACAATCCTTCACAGCTGAATAAAGTATTAGGAGTATTGGAAGGAATTCAGAAAGAATTCAACGATTCTCAAAATGGAGGTAAGAAAATCTCTTTAGCCGATTTGATTGTTTTGGCAGGTAATGCTGCAGTAGAAGTTGCTGCAAGAAATGCCGGACAGGATGTTAAAGTTCCTTTTGCCCCAGGAAGAATGGACGCTTCTCAGGAACAGACAGATGTAGAATCTATGGGATATCTTGAGCCTATTGCCGATGGATTCCGTAATTATCTGAAAAGAAGATTTACAGTATCTACAGAATCTTTACTGATAGATAAAGCCCAATTGTTGAGTCTTACAGCTCCGGAACTGACTGTATTAGTAGGAGGTATGCGTGCTTTGGATACAAACTTTGATGGTTCAAAACATGGTGTGTTTACCACCCGTCCGGGAGTTCTTACCAATGATTTCTTCGTAAATCTTTTAGATATGGGCACCCAATGGAAAGCAATGTCAGACGATAAACAACTTTACATGGGAACAGATCGTTCAACCGGTCAGCCAAAATGGACGGCAACCCGAGCTGATCTTGTTTTCGGCTC
- a CDS encoding thiol-disulfide oxidoreductase DCC family protein yields the protein MENWENKHIVFFDGDCGVCNFWVQWILERDKKDQFMFASLQSDFGQQFLSERGLETDVFNTMYLWKPGRYYQIKSRAVLEIANLLGGVYKLSFIGKIMPAFLSDKVYDIISRNRMKLANQKCYLPDQHQKKKFIQM from the coding sequence GTGGAAAACTGGGAAAATAAACATATTGTATTTTTTGACGGAGATTGCGGTGTCTGTAATTTCTGGGTGCAGTGGATTTTGGAGCGTGACAAGAAAGACCAATTCATGTTCGCTTCTCTTCAGTCTGATTTCGGGCAACAATTTTTATCCGAAAGAGGCCTGGAAACTGATGTATTCAATACCATGTATCTATGGAAGCCAGGGAGATACTACCAGATCAAATCAAGGGCAGTACTGGAAATCGCTAACTTACTGGGAGGAGTTTATAAACTTTCCTTTATTGGAAAAATTATGCCTGCTTTTTTAAGCGATAAAGTATACGATATTATTTCCAGAAACAGAATGAAACTGGCTAATCAGAAGTGTTATTTACCGGACCAGCATCAGAAGAAAAAGTTTATTCAGATGTAA
- a CDS encoding heme-binding domain-containing protein: MKKIIVIILVAFIIIQFFPIDKTNPPPTPGMDFLKIKNTPEKIARTIRTSCYDCHSNETAYPWYTNISPASWWVKNHINEGRKHLNFSTFAVYESKRQLHKLEECIEMVEKKEMPLESYYIGHQNAKLSDEQRAELIHYFKKVKEDTERRIMFNK; encoded by the coding sequence ATGAAAAAAATAATTGTTATCATTCTTGTTGCTTTTATCATCATTCAGTTTTTTCCTATCGACAAAACAAATCCACCTCCTACACCCGGCATGGATTTTCTGAAAATTAAAAACACTCCGGAAAAAATTGCCAGAACCATTAGAACGTCTTGTTACGATTGTCATTCCAATGAAACAGCATATCCATGGTATACTAATATTTCCCCTGCTTCATGGTGGGTAAAAAATCATATTAATGAAGGCAGGAAACATCTTAATTTTTCTACCTTTGCAGTATATGAGTCTAAAAGACAACTTCATAAGCTGGAGGAATGTATAGAAATGGTTGAAAAAAAAGAAATGCCGCTTGAATCTTATTATATAGGACATCAGAATGCCAAACTCTCGGATGAACAGCGTGCAGAGCTTATCCACTATTTCAAAAAAGTAAAAGAAGACACAGAAAGAAGAATTATGTTTAATAAATAA
- a CDS encoding DUF4290 domain-containing protein, with amino-acid sequence MEYNTQKTQLHMPEYGRIIQQLVERCKELPTKEERNEMAMAIIDFMGQRNPQLRDEENYKHKLWDHLFILANHDLDVESPYPFPTPEQLAEKPKRMEYPKLQGDFKFYGKSILQLIEKAIELETGDEKEALIEVIANNMKKSYNVYNKEHVTDDVIFRHLKELSENRLDLTGIDSLEKSKIYYTSNNNRNNNNNNRNSNSNKNSNSNQPNKRRHNNNHKNRK; translated from the coding sequence ATGGAATACAATACCCAAAAAACTCAGCTTCATATGCCGGAATACGGCAGAATTATACAACAGTTGGTTGAGCGTTGCAAAGAACTTCCTACCAAAGAGGAAAGGAATGAAATGGCTATGGCAATCATCGATTTTATGGGTCAGAGAAACCCACAACTTCGCGACGAGGAAAATTATAAACATAAACTTTGGGACCATCTTTTTATTCTTGCTAATCACGATCTGGATGTAGAATCTCCATATCCGTTCCCTACTCCGGAACAATTGGCAGAAAAACCTAAAAGAATGGAATATCCAAAACTTCAAGGTGACTTTAAGTTTTACGGAAAAAGTATTCTTCAATTGATAGAAAAAGCAATTGAACTTGAAACGGGTGATGAAAAAGAAGCCCTTATCGAGGTAATTGCCAACAATATGAAGAAATCTTATAATGTCTATAATAAAGAACATGTGACGGATGATGTTATTTTCCGCCACTTGAAAGAACTGTCTGAAAACAGGCTTGATCTTACCGGAATAGATTCTCTCGAAAAAAGTAAAATCTATTACACCAGTAACAACAACAGGAATAATAACAATAACAACAGGAATAGCAACAGTAATAAAAACAGCAACAGCAACCAGCCTAACAAGAGGAGGCACAATAACAATCATAAAAACAGAAAATAA
- a CDS encoding alpha-amylase → MKKTYFFLSLLALALVSSCQNRDELITETSRQEEVHNKTVNVTQHDGRPFSTGNDSGSMQGKFIAGPGGGVLMQGFYWDVPEGGNWWNTVKDKLTAWSDAGIGAVWLPPASKAQNGAYSMGYDPTDYYDFGNFNQNGSVETRFGSRTELEALITKAHAESMQVYADIVINHNSGGQSEANPFTGTNTWTDFSGVASGKFQRNYNDFYKNAYGNNDEGAFGGFPDLSHANPHVQDWLWGRDDSVAKYYKNVMKFDGWRFDYVKGFGPWVVNTWNSKVGGFSVGELWDSNVNTLEWWANNANSSVFDFAAYYKMDEAFDNGNLNVLNDDMMWKRNPYKAVTFVANHDTDIINNKMPAYAYILTHEGYPTIFYRDYEEWLNKERLNNLIWIHNNKATGTTSILYTDNDEYIARRNGYNGNPGLVVYINTSSSWQERWVETNWSSQQIKDFTGHSGWYPTTQGDKWVKIQCPPNSYSVWSLNL, encoded by the coding sequence ATGAAAAAAACATATTTTTTCCTTTCCCTATTGGCTTTAGCACTAGTTAGCTCTTGTCAGAACAGAGATGAATTGATTACGGAAACTTCCAGACAGGAAGAGGTTCATAACAAAACTGTGAATGTAACTCAGCATGACGGCCGGCCGTTCAGTACCGGAAATGATTCCGGGTCTATGCAGGGTAAGTTTATAGCGGGGCCAGGTGGAGGTGTACTGATGCAGGGCTTTTACTGGGATGTTCCTGAAGGAGGCAACTGGTGGAATACCGTTAAAGATAAATTAACCGCATGGTCTGATGCCGGAATTGGTGCCGTATGGCTGCCTCCTGCTTCAAAAGCGCAGAACGGGGCTTACTCTATGGGATATGATCCTACGGATTATTATGATTTTGGAAATTTTAATCAGAATGGAAGTGTGGAAACCCGCTTTGGATCAAGAACTGAACTTGAAGCATTGATTACAAAAGCGCATGCAGAAAGTATGCAGGTGTACGCAGATATTGTGATTAATCATAATAGTGGAGGACAATCTGAAGCTAATCCTTTTACCGGAACCAATACATGGACGGATTTTTCAGGTGTTGCTTCAGGAAAATTTCAGAGAAACTATAATGATTTTTATAAAAATGCCTACGGAAATAATGATGAAGGGGCTTTTGGCGGATTTCCGGATCTGTCTCATGCCAACCCTCATGTTCAGGACTGGCTTTGGGGAAGAGATGATTCTGTTGCAAAATATTATAAGAATGTGATGAAATTTGATGGCTGGAGGTTTGATTACGTTAAAGGTTTCGGACCTTGGGTTGTCAATACCTGGAATTCTAAAGTAGGTGGATTCTCTGTTGGTGAATTATGGGATTCCAACGTTAATACATTGGAATGGTGGGCAAATAATGCCAACAGTTCAGTATTTGATTTTGCCGCTTATTATAAAATGGATGAAGCTTTTGATAATGGGAATTTAAACGTTCTGAATGATGATATGATGTGGAAAAGAAATCCATACAAAGCAGTCACTTTTGTAGCCAATCATGACACGGATATTATTAACAACAAAATGCCTGCATATGCCTACATCTTAACCCATGAAGGATATCCTACCATTTTTTACAGAGATTATGAAGAATGGCTGAACAAAGAAAGGTTGAATAACCTGATCTGGATTCATAACAATAAAGCGACCGGAACAACTTCTATTCTTTATACTGATAATGATGAATATATTGCAAGACGTAACGGATACAATGGCAATCCCGGACTGGTTGTTTATATCAATACATCATCAAGCTGGCAGGAAAGATGGGTGGAAACCAATTGGAGCAGCCAGCAGATCAAAGATTTCACCGGACACTCAGGCTGGTATCCTACAACTCAGGGAGATAAATGGGTGAAAATCCAATGTCCTCCAAATTCTTATTCTGTGTGGTCACTGAATTTATAA